The genomic window CCTCCCCGAAGAGCACCACCAGATAACCGGTCACCGCCCGGCCGAGGTTCGGCACCAGGTGGAACGCGCAGATCCGGGCACCGCCCATGCCCTGCACCCGGTAGGCGTCCACATACGGCTTGCGGGCCTCGGAGAGGGCGACTGAGCGGGTGTACTTGGCGACGGTCGGCGTGTACGCGAGCCCGAGGGCCAGCACGGACGTGGTCATGCCGGCGCCGAAGACCGCGATGATCAGGACGGTGAACAGCAGCCCGGGGAAGGCGTACATGACGTCCGTGAGCCGGGAGACGAACGTGTCGACCCAGCCGCCGCGCCATGCGGCGAGCACCCCGAGGGTGACGCCGAGCAGCGCGGCCACCGCGAGCAGCAGCAGCGGAGCGATCAGGCTGGTGCGGGCGCCGTACAGGACGCGCGAGAGCAGGTCCTGCCCGGAGGCGTCGGTGCCCAGGAGGTGGTCGCCGCTGGTCCCGGCGAGCGACGCGGACAGGTCGATCGCGTCGGGCGCGTACGGCGCGAGCAGCGGAGCCAGCGCGGCGGCCAGGACGACCAGGGCCAGGAATCCGGCGGCGACCGTGACGCCGACGGGGCGGCGGGACCGTAGCCCGACCGGGGTGAGGGTGAGCGTGGTCATGTGGTGCGGGCCTCCTCGCGGACGCGCGGATCGAGGAGCGGATGAACCAGGTCCACGACGGTGGTGACGGCGATGTAACCGGTGACCATCAGCAGCAGAACGGCCTGCGCCACCGGGAAGTCATGGGTGTTGATCGCGCCGACGAGCAGCGAGCCGATACCGCTCATGCCGAACGCGGTCTCCACGACGACCGTCCCGGCGAGCATCCCCGCCATGACCAGCCCGCACATGGTGACGATCGGGCCGAGCGCGTTGCGCAGCACATGGCGGCGGACGATCTCCCGTTCCGGGATGCCGGAGGCACGGGCCGCCTCGACGTGGTCGGAGGCGGCGGCCTCCGCCATGGCCTGCCGGGTGACCCGGCTGATCAGCGCGAGCGCGCCGAGCGCCAACGACAGGGCGGGCAGCGTCAGATGGTGCACGGTGCCGGCGAAACCGTTGCCGCTGCCCGTCACCGGGAACCAGCCCAGCTGCACCCCGAACACCGACACGAGCGCGATCGCGGCGACGAACGACGGCACCGACGCGGCGAGCGTCGTCCCGCCCACGACCGCCGAGTCCACCCACGTCGACTGCTTCACCGCCGCCAGGACGCCCGCGCCCACCCCGAGCACGACGAACAGCAGCGTCGCGTAGGCGACCAGCGCCAGCGTCGTCGGCAGGCGGGCCGCGAGCAGGTCGGACACCTGGTCGCTGTACTTGAAGGAGCGGCCGAGGTCGAGATGCAGGCAGTCCCACAGCCAGCGGCCGTACTGCACGACCAGCGGCTCGTCGAGGTGGTACTGGGCGCGGACGGCCGCGAGCCGCTCGGGGGTGAGCTTGTCGCGGCCGCCGGCCAGGAAGACGGCGGGATCGCCGGGCGCCGCGTACACGGCGGCGAAGATGACGAACGAGGCGGCGAAGAGCGTGGCCAGGAATCCGGCCAGCAGCCGCGCCAGACGGACGGGCATCGCGCACTCAG from Streptomyces sp. DSM 40750 includes these protein-coding regions:
- a CDS encoding ABC transporter permease, with product MTTLTLTPVGLRSRRPVGVTVAAGFLALVVLAAALAPLLAPYAPDAIDLSASLAGTSGDHLLGTDASGQDLLSRVLYGARTSLIAPLLLLAVAALLGVTLGVLAAWRGGWVDTFVSRLTDVMYAFPGLLFTVLIIAVFGAGMTTSVLALGLAYTPTVAKYTRSVALSEARKPYVDAYRVQGMGGARICAFHLVPNLGRAVTGYLVVLFGEALMSLATLSYLGFGAQPPSSDWGLMVQEGQAAVVQGALLPALVPGTAIAVVVVSFNVVGVWAADRLGRQG
- a CDS encoding ABC transporter permease; the protein is MPVRLARLLAGFLATLFAASFVIFAAVYAAPGDPAVFLAGGRDKLTPERLAAVRAQYHLDEPLVVQYGRWLWDCLHLDLGRSFKYSDQVSDLLAARLPTTLALVAYATLLFVVLGVGAGVLAAVKQSTWVDSAVVGGTTLAASVPSFVAAIALVSVFGVQLGWFPVTGSGNGFAGTVHHLTLPALSLALGALALISRVTRQAMAEAAASDHVEAARASGIPEREIVRRHVLRNALGPIVTMCGLVMAGMLAGTVVVETAFGMSGIGSLLVGAINTHDFPVAQAVLLLMVTGYIAVTTVVDLVHPLLDPRVREEARTT